One window of the Nicotiana tabacum cultivar K326 chromosome 4, ASM71507v2, whole genome shotgun sequence genome contains the following:
- the LOC107784822 gene encoding uncharacterized protein LOC107784822, with translation MIPPLLRTLAKGSIVLIGGSITISALTTSILRRKALINKEKLGKFCGCCKGKGFYICKLCKGNGTIRWSPLYDPVFINPCVCPTCDGHKVQRCLNCLGDGRVV, from the exons ATGATTCCACCACTCCTGCGCACGTTAGCAAAAGGCTCCATTGTCCTTATTGGTGGATCCATCACTATCTCTGCACTCACCACTTCAATCCTTCGCCGTAAAGCCTTAATTAACAAG GAAAAGTTGGGGAAGTTTTGTGGGTGTTGTAAAGGAAAGGGATTTTATATATGTAAGCTGTGCAAGGGAAATGGTACAATAAGGTGGTCTCCACTGTATGATCCTGTGTTTATAAATCCATGTGTTTGTCCTACTTGCGATGGTCACAA GGTACAGCGATGTCTCAATTGTTTGGGAGATGGACGGGTAGTATAA